Sequence from the Thermococcus nautili genome:
GGGACGTGAACTTCCCGAGGGGAGCAACCGCGACGAGGTACTCGGCTTCCTTAATCCTGTCGCTCGTGTCCCTCATGCCGTACTTCGAGGGCACGAGGATGTTGTTGGAGTTCAGTTTTTCTTCGATAATCTCAACGATTGCCCTCTCGGTTCGGGTGTGGTAGAGGAAGGTGGGCTCCGTCAGGTAAACGAAGGGCCCGTAGGTTTTCTTCCTCCTCAAAAAGCCCAGCATTGGACCACCTCAGGTGGGGATAATGTCATCATCTTGGCATCAGGAGGGATGACACTCCTCATCGGTTCGCAACCTAAATCTTCCCTCTCAAGCCTCCTTTCGGCCAAAGGAGTATTTTCAGCGGAGCGGGCGTCATCGGTTAAAGAGGCCCTGTCATCCAACCCCGTGAGAGTTGTGAAGGAAAATAGTGTTAATTAAGCTTTTGTTTTTGAATGGGTAAGGTTCCCACCTCATGACAACTGGATGGGGGAATCCTCGTGAAAATCTCGTAATCCGATGGTGCTTTAAACTCTTATTCAACATCCCGTGGGGGAGAAAACGTGACTCAAGTGTTCGTGGACGAGAGCGGGGACCTCGGTGGCAGTAGGAGTAACAAGCGATACTTTGTAATTGCAGCTGTGCTCTGCGAGGAGGCTGCAATAAAAACCACGATACAAGACATATCTAAGAAATTTGGACTACCGGAACTTAAGTTCAGCGAGCTATCTTACGACGAGAAGGTTGAAGCCGTGAAAATGCTCTCCCCTTTGGAATTCAAAGTTGCATACGTGGTCCTTTCAAAGAACGATAGGAAACTGAGGGATTGGCTGGACAAGAGCAAACGCAACAAGAGCTTAGCGGCCATGAAGCTACACGGGGCGTTGGTTCAAGGTCTGCAATCATATGGTGCTCCGCAAATTATCGTTGTGGATAGGAGTCAATACTCAAAGGATATCTCGGGATTTCTCTCAAGAAGGTACTCCCTAGCTGTTGCCCCGGGCGATTCTCAGAAAAGGGCTGGTCTCCAGCTCGCCGATGCAATGGCTAATGTCATCTACCTCCACTATCAGTACAAAAACGGTGAGCTAATCGATGAAATACGGGATAAAATCATCTTCGGAAGGTTCATCAACGAGAGAGAACTCAGAAGGTTATGAGGAGTCGGGTGGCTAGTCCCCTTCCGGGCGACCCCCACCCTCATACCTCTGAGAGACACTTTGATGGCAGATTTTATTAAACTTTCGGCAGATTTTTGAGTGGTAGGTGATATCCATGCGACTCATTCCGCTCGCCTCTGAAAGCCTCGGCGTTAGGAGCCTGGCGACGTTCGTGGAAGCTGCTGGCTTAAAAATCCTCATCGACCCCGGCGTCGCCCTCGGGCCGAAGCGCTACGGTCTCCCGCCGGCAAAAATCGAGCTCGAGACCCTTCAAAAGATGAGGGGGAAGGTACAGGGCTACGCGAGGAAAGCGGACCTCGTGACGATTTCCCACTACCACTACGACCACCACACTCCTTTCTTCGAGGGTCTCTACGAGAGCTCCAGCGAAGCCTTTGCGAGGGAAATCTACGAAGGAAAGCTGATATTCACCAAACACCCCACCGAGAACATCAACTTCAGCCAGAGGAAACGGGCCTGGGCCTTCCTCAAGAAGGCGGAGCCAATAGCTAAGAGGGTGGAGTTCTCGGACGGGAGGAGCTTCGACCTCGGTGGCGTTACACTGGAGTTCTCGCCGGCGGTTCCGCACGGTAGCGAGGGCTCAAGGCTTGGCTTCGTGGTCATGGCCCTCATAGACGACGGAACCAGGCTAATCCACGCCAGCGACATCCAGCTCCTCAACAGGAAGGCCGTCGAGTGGATAATCGAGAAGAACCCCGACGTCCTCATAACGGGTGGACCGCCAACTTACCTTGGAAAGCGCGCCGAGGGGAGCTGGGAAACGGGAATTAAAAACCTCAACGAGATAATCCGCGAAACGAACGCCCAAATAATCCTCGACCACCACATCGTCAGGGACAGGAACTACCCGCGCTTCTTCGACGAGCTTGAGAAGAGACCGAAGACCTTCGCTGGATTTCTGAAGGTCGAGGACAGACCGCTGGAGGCCTACAGGAGGGAGCTCCACAAAATCGAGAGGGGCGAGAAAGCGAAGGTCCCGTTCAGGTTAGGTTGAGAGGAAGCCGCCGTCGACTGGAATCACCGCCCCGTTCACGTAGCTTGCCAAATCACTAGCCAGGAAGAGAATAACCCTCGCCACCTCGTCAGGCTCGCCGAAGCGCCCCATGGGAAGCCGGGCGTTGAAGTGGAAGGATATTCCTATCTTTTCCATGTCGAACTTCATTATCGCCTCCTTCTTAAGTTTCTTCACGCCCTCGGTCTCTATCCCGCCGGGAACTATGACGTTCGCCCGTATTCTCTTCCCGTACTCCCTCGCGATGGCCCTCGTGAGGGCTACCACGCCGAGCTTCGCGGTGTCGTAGTGGGCCAGGCCCCTCGCAAAGGGGAGGAACGCCTCTATGGAGCTCACGTTGATTATCACGCCGCCCCGTTCTTTCCTCGTCCTGACGAAGTGCTGGCACATCCAGAACACCGAGTGGAGGTTTATCGCCATGACCCTCTCGTAGAACCCCTCGTCCACCTCCTCGAAGTCCCTGAACCAGTAAACTCCCGCGTTGTTCACCAGTATATCCGGCTCCCTGCCCTTCAGGGCCTCCCACAGCGCGTCTATCTCCACCTTCCGCGAAAGGTCCACACGGTGGACGTTCACCTCGACGCCGAACTCCCCGGCGAGTTCCCCCGTCGCCTTCAGGCCGAACTCGTCAACGTCCACAAGCTCGAGGTCCGCCCCGGCCTCGGCGAAGCGAAGCGCCGTTGCGCGGCCTATTCCCGAAGCGGCGCCCGTAATCAGGGCCCTCCTTCCCGAGAGGGAAATCAGCTCAGATAGAGGAGCGGCCATTGGAATCCCCTAATGTAATACGGCACAGGGGCTCTAAACACTATCGGCACAGCACCATCCTGAGGGTCTCCCTCTTCGCCTCCTCCACGGAGACGTTTCCGTCGAGGAAAAGGTAGTCGAAGGCGAAGCCGTCTATGAGTGAGACGAGAAGGAAGGCCCTTACCCGCGGGTTTTCTACGCCGGCATCGCGGAGGAGGCCTTCAATCATCTCAAGGTACCTCTCGGCCATCTCGCGCCACTCCTCCTCCCACTCGCCCCGCTTCAGGCTCTCCTCGTAGAACTCAAGGAAGAACCGGTAGAGCTTCTGGTTCTGGCTCACGAAGTCGAACATCGCTCCGACCAGCACCCGGAGCCTCTCCTCGGGGCCATCGGCTTTTTCCATGACCTCCCCGAGCTCCCGCTCCCACTGGGTGAGGTAGTGGAAGAAAACGGCCTTAGCGAGCTCGTACTTGCTCGGGAAGTGGTGGAAGAGCCCTCCCTTTGAGACGCCGGCTTTTCTGGCTATCTCCTCGACCGATACCTCATGGTATGAGCGTTCGCTGAAGAGCTCAAGGGCAGCTTCGATTATCCTCGTCCGCGTGTCCCTCGCCATGCCATCCCCCGGCCTTCCTTGGTGGGCCACCTAAAAATACTTTGTGAAAAAATGAAATCACCGGAGGAGCCTCACCATGGCCGGCAGGAGAACCACGGCCCCGAGGAAGCTGTAGACGAGGCCGAACAGCACGGTCGCCGCGAACTGGGTCACTACAGGTATGGGGATTGTGACGAGGACTCCAAAGGCTATCAGCGTCGTCAGCGCCGAGTAGAGCACCTCCCTGCCCGCGGTTGAGACCGCAGTCGAGTAGGCCTCCCGGAACCCTTTTCCTGTCCTTCTCTCGATGACCCAGCGGTTGGCGACGTGGATTGGGTAGTCTATGCCTATTCCGACTATTATCGCACCTACCATGGCCGTCATCGCGTTGAGCGGGATGTTGAGGAGCTTCATCGTGGCGAAGAGCCAGCCGAGGACCGCGAGGGGGACGAGCGCCGCGAGGAGCCCTTCCAGGGGGGCGCGGTGCGCAACGGCGAACGAAACGGGCAGTACGGTTAGGGTAAAGGCCAGACACAGGAGGATTGAGAGAATCATGGCGTTCCTCATGTCGTCGAGCCCCTTGGCCCATATTATCGGGTCGCCGGTTATCGTGGCGTTCAGCCCCCTGAAGTCCTCCCTCAGCTCCCTCAGGAGCTCCTTCCCGTGGTAGCCGAAGTCCGTCCTTGAGGGGACGACGAGGAGAAGGCCGTCAAAGTGTCCGTTGCTCTCGTGAAGGTAAAAGCGCCCTGTTCTTGTCTCGTATGCCTCCTTCAGAAACTCCTCGAGCTCGCGGGGTGTCACGTTTGAGTCAATCCAGCCGTCCCCGTTCCTATCAACGAGGGCGTAGGCTTTACTGACCCCCGGGTTCTCGGCGGCAATTATGGGTAGCGCACTCAGGAGCCACTCAACGGCCGGTTTTCCGCCGGATTTGACCACGTACCTGTCGTCGGCCATTCTCTGCACGGCAATCTGGAGCCTCCTCCAGAGGGCTGGGTCCGTCAGGTTCCCATCAACGCGGACGTAGACCCTCTCGGTCCCGATGTCGAATTTGCTGTTCAGGAGCTCGTAGGCCTTTGTAACGCGCAGGTCCTTCGCGAGCTCACCTGTGGGGTTGTACGAGGCCTTCATTCCGAGGCCGAGGGACCAGCCAACCGCCGCCACAAGGAAAGCAGAGATGACGAGCAGGCCCGCGAACCGT
This genomic interval carries:
- a CDS encoding MBL fold metallo-hydrolase, whose amino-acid sequence is MRLIPLASESLGVRSLATFVEAAGLKILIDPGVALGPKRYGLPPAKIELETLQKMRGKVQGYARKADLVTISHYHYDHHTPFFEGLYESSSEAFAREIYEGKLIFTKHPTENINFSQRKRAWAFLKKAEPIAKRVEFSDGRSFDLGGVTLEFSPAVPHGSEGSRLGFVVMALIDDGTRLIHASDIQLLNRKAVEWIIEKNPDVLITGGPPTYLGKRAEGSWETGIKNLNEIIRETNAQIILDHHIVRDRNYPRFFDELEKRPKTFAGFLKVEDRPLEAYRRELHKIERGEKAKVPFRLG
- a CDS encoding DUF3800 domain-containing protein, giving the protein MFVDESGDLGGSRSNKRYFVIAAVLCEEAAIKTTIQDISKKFGLPELKFSELSYDEKVEAVKMLSPLEFKVAYVVLSKNDRKLRDWLDKSKRNKSLAAMKLHGALVQGLQSYGAPQIIVVDRSQYSKDISGFLSRRYSLAVAPGDSQKRAGLQLADAMANVIYLHYQYKNGELIDEIRDKIIFGRFINERELRRL
- a CDS encoding SDR family NAD(P)-dependent oxidoreductase — encoded protein: MAAPLSELISLSGRRALITGAASGIGRATALRFAEAGADLELVDVDEFGLKATGELAGEFGVEVNVHRVDLSRKVEIDALWEALKGREPDILVNNAGVYWFRDFEEVDEGFYERVMAINLHSVFWMCQHFVRTRKERGGVIINVSSIEAFLPFARGLAHYDTAKLGVVALTRAIAREYGKRIRANVIVPGGIETEGVKKLKKEAIMKFDMEKIGISFHFNARLPMGRFGEPDEVARVILFLASDLASYVNGAVIPVDGGFLST
- a CDS encoding TetR/AcrR family transcriptional regulator, translating into MARDTRTRIIEAALELFSERSYHEVSVEEIARKAGVSKGGLFHHFPSKYELAKAVFFHYLTQWERELGEVMEKADGPEERLRVLVGAMFDFVSQNQKLYRFFLEFYEESLKRGEWEEEWREMAERYLEMIEGLLRDAGVENPRVRAFLLVSLIDGFAFDYLFLDGNVSVEEAKRETLRMVLCR